The sequence AAGAGCCATTAACTATTAATAGTAGTAAAAGCTTAATAACCAGGGAGCAGCAAATCGGGGGAAGATTTCTGCTCCCTGGTTATTAAGCTTCTATAATCCTTGTCGTTGGTTCCTAAAACTTCGGAAATCGAAAGTGCCCCGTCATTTTGGACGGCCAGCTCTCTAATTGATCTGACTCCTTTGGTATGGGTCCGGAATTGTGGAGAATATACGGCACGCCATCAGGTCTGCGTTTGTCCGAGACAATCGCAATATGCTCATGAGGCACATCATACGTCACAATGTCCCCTGGCTGCCATTGTGTTAAATTTTCTATATCTCCAGGTTTAATCTCTTGAGTTAAGTCCAGAGCATTTCTCCGAAAAAAGACGATTAGATTCGGCACTCTTCGAAAATCTATATTAGGATCAGGCTTGCCTTCAATACGGTAATATTTACCTAGGTTAGCAAGAATATCTTGGTCAACTAATCCCTTTAAGTCGTAGCCTGCATCTCGAAATGCTCGCCACACGACATCAGTGCAGACCCCCTCATTTTCAGGAGGATACCCCTTCTGATAATATGCGCTACGATATTGGGGTTT comes from Desulfosporosinus meridiei DSM 13257 and encodes:
- a CDS encoding DUF1287 domain-containing protein, with product MRKWFVWGSSILLIACAVIGTFVMGRPQSKSFIPFLPSLKVPAIVCPTDKDGDGLDDLKDIVEGAKAEVERKPQYRSAYYQKGYPPENEGVCTDVVWRAFRDAGYDLKGLVDQDILANLGKYYRIEGKPDPNIDFRRVPNLIVFFRRNALDLTQEIKPGDIENLTQWQPGDIVTYDVPHEHIAIVSDKRRPDGVPYILHNSGPIPKESDQLESWPSKMTGHFRFPKF